A single region of the Prinia subflava isolate CZ2003 ecotype Zambia unplaced genomic scaffold, Cam_Psub_1.2 scaffold_161_NEW, whole genome shotgun sequence genome encodes:
- the LOC134565308 gene encoding sodium/iodide cotransporter-like: LTYGTSCITVAALSSLLGGGVLQGSFTVMGVISGPLLGAFVLGMFLPRCGTAGVLAGLAVGLALSLWVAVGATLYPPSAATMGVLPTSGTLCLPLNVTNATAATALPAPPPEPLRPAVLGEFYSVSYLYYGALGTLGTVGTGALLSLLPGPARQRHCPQGVLWWDIVRAAPSGVPKGDNSPGDTPPDKARVTQGLLERPHGEGTPSCDPPGGGTVTESDV; the protein is encoded by the exons CTCTCACCTACGGCACCTCGTGCATCACCGTGGCCGCTCTGTCCTCGCTGCTGGGGGGGGGCGTCCTGCAG GGCTCGTTCACGGTGATGGGGGTGATCAGCGGGCCCCTGCTGGGCGCCTTCGTGCTGGGAATGTTCCTGCCCCGCTGCGGGACCGCC gGGGTCCTGGCAGGCCTGGCCGTGGGGCTGGCGCTGTCCCTGTGGGTGGCCGTGGGTGCCACCCTGTACCCGCCCAGCGCGGCCACCATGGGGGTGCTGCCCACCTCGGGGACGCTGTGCCTGCCCCTCAATGTCACCAACGCCACCGCAGCCACCGCCCTGCCCGCGCCACCCCCGGAGCCGCTGCG cccggcCGTCCTGGGCGAGTTCTACTCCGTGTCCTACCTGTACTACGGCGCCttggggaccctggggaccGTGGGGACAGGGGCgctgctcagcctgctgccag ggccagcccggCAGCgccactgtccccagggtgtGCTGTGGTGGGACATCGTCAGGGCCGCGCCCTCGGGTGTCCCCAAGGGTGACAACAGCCCCGGGGACACACCCCCGGACAAGGCCCGGGTgacccaggggctgctggagaggcCCCACGGGGAGGGGACACCCTCGTGTGACCCCCCTGGGGGTGGCACTGTTACTGAGAGCGACGTGTAG
- the CCDC124 gene encoding coiled-coil domain-containing protein 124, with product MPKKFQGENSKSAAARARRAEAKAAAEARRQQELEDELWKDEDKHVLRKEQRKEEREKRRLEQLERRKELQRLLEEEDSKLKGKTPKQGNPGKITRAQIEENVRREQKENTDAAEKEKSHLELPLEENLNRRVAEEGAVEARSIEDAIAALSVSQPLERHPERRLRAAFAAFEEAQLPRLKRDNPNMRLSQLRQLLKKEWMKSPENPMNQRHKAYNSHK from the exons ATGCCCAAGAAATTCCAGGGGGAGAACAGCAAGTCGGCGGCGGCGCGCGCCCGCAGGGCCGAGGCCAAGGCGGCGGCGGAGGCGCGgcggcagcaggagctggaggatgaGCTCTGGAAGGACGAGGACAAACACGtcctgaggaaggagcagaggaag GAGGAGCGGGAGAAGCGGcgcctggagcagctggagcgcCGCAAGGAGCTGCAGCgcctgctggaggaggaggattcCAAGCTCAAGGGGAAAACTCCCAAGCAGGGAAATCCCGGGAAAATCACGCGGGCACAGATCGAGGAGAACGTCCGGAGGGAGCAGAAGGAGAACACGGATGCAG cagagaaggagaaatcccacctggagctgcctctggaGGAGAACCTGAACCGGCGCGTGGCCGAGGAGGGCGCGGTGGAGGCGCGCAGCATCGAGGACGCCATCGCCGCCctcag CgtgtcccagcccctggagcGCCACCCCGAGCGCCGTCTCCGCGCCGCCTTCGCCGCCTTCGAGGAGGCGCAGCTGCCGCGCCTCAAGCGGGACAATCCCAACATGCGGCTGAGCCAGCTGCGCCAGCTGCTCAAGAAGGAGTGGATGAAATCCCCGGAGAACCCCATGAACCAGCGGCACAAGGCCTACAACAGCCACAAATag